GCGGTAATAATACTGTGTCACCTGGGTTTACAAATAAATCACCAATTAATGATAAACCATGTGTTAAGGCGTTCGTCACGATAGGTAAACTCATCGCTTCTTTCGTTAAGTCAGGATTCTCTTTTAACATTTTTTGTTGCCAAAGTTCACGTAATTCAGCCAAACCTTGTGGCGGGGCATAAGCAAAAACTTCATCTGTCGTTAAATGATCAAACATGCCATATAACGTCTCAGTGTACATTTTACCTTCAGCTGTTGTAGCCATACCGATTGTCGCGTTATATTTTGTCGCTTTGGCTTCAGCAGATTGTGTCAAAATGCCTTTTGGATAATACATATTGGTTCCAAGGTCGGAAAGCATATCTAGGACGACTGGGTTTTCTTCACTTAACTGTTCGTTTAATTGTAGCGCTAAAGGGTTCATAGGATTCGACCTCTTTCTATTTTTTCATCATATACGTCTATCATACAGTGAATAACAATAAATTTAAAGAATAGACTGAGAGAAAATTCAACTTAAAAGTGCAAAATAAGAACACATGTTCGGTATTTTGTGTTAAAATAAATATAGCCACCACTCCCTACATTTTTGGCACTTTATAAGAAAACGGTTTCTAAAAGTAGGAGGTGTTTAATCATGTCGTGGACAGAATTTTGGATGTTATTAATTAATGGTGGCATTCTCATTATTTTTAGGTGTTGGGTCGAATCGAAGTGGAGAAGACGAGATCGGGAAAAACAGCAAAAAGATGATTCAACACATTCATGAAATAAGGCCCAACAAACAAAAGCCCCAAACTTGCGGCAACAAGTTTGGGGTATTTAATCATGTGTGGATACACTATTATTTTATCACCTTCACAATTTGGAGGCAAACGATTTATTTACGAAAGATATGTAATGTGTAGATCGTAAGCTTTAGATTGGGCATGAAAGAATTCATCGCTACGAGTTCGTGAAGTACTGTTGACAAATGGCTCAACTTTTTCTAATGTTTGAATCAGCAATTAATAAAAAGGAGAATCCAATGAAACATTTAACGAAAATTTTTGTCATAATTGCGTTATTAATTTTTGTTATTGGCATCGTTTTACAGTTTTTAGGGGAAGAAACGTCAGCCATTAAGCTGTTTATCGCGACCATTTTATTTATGATTTGTGCCTTTATTAGCCGTCATAATGATCGAAAAAAGCAACGTTAAGCAATTAAATACATTGAATTTGATGAAATGTAATGTAAAAAAGTTTAAAATTTTAAATATAACAAGTTGATAGTTGTTTTCTATCGGATGATTTTGTTATGTTTACGAGTGTTGACCATTTTCTATACATGGTAAATGTTTTTGGGAGAAATGTATAGTTGTGGGAAAGAGAAGTATTCGCACTCAGTACATAGGTGTGTCGTCATTTAAAACACGAATTCAGTCTATATTTAATGATAAAGGGCAGTTTTACAAAAAGTGCAGTCGAACATATACATATCTCACATGTTTTGACTGATCGATACTATTTAACAGGATGCGCTATTAAGACGATAGTGAGTTGCTCAAGGTTTAGTGAGCCAAACTTTATGATAAGTCATCGCAAGCATATGAGTAAAGTCATTTCAAATGTAACATCTAATCAATAAACAGGAGGATTCGTGGATGGAATTGAAACAAATCACCAAACAATATGGCAACAATACTGTCATTGATCGCGTTGATTTTGCATTTAATGATAGTAAAATTGTTGGATTAATTGGTAAAAATGGTGTTGGGAAAACAACATTAATGAAAATTATGAATGGCAATATTATTAATTACCAAGGAAGTGTTCAAGTAGCAAATAACGATAAAATCGGTTATTTAATTGAACATCCGAAACTTTACGATAATAAATCAGGTCTATACAATCTAAAGCTTTTTGCACAAGTTTTAGGTACAGGTTTTGATGAAGCGTATACGAACCATATTATCAAAGCATTCGGTATGGAATCCTATATTAAGAAAAAAGTGAAAAAATATTCAATGGGGATGAAACAAAAACTGGCTATCGCTGTTTCTCTTATGAATAAACCGAAATTTTTAATTTTAGATGAGCCCACAAATGGTATGGATCCAGATGGTTCAATCGACGTCTTAAAAACGATTGAACAACTCGTACAACAATTAAACATGAAAATTCTCATTTCGAGTCATAAATTAGAAGATATTGAACTCATTTGTGACCGTGCTGTCTTTTTAAGAGACGGTCATTTTGTTCAAGACGTGAATATGGCTGAAGGTCAATCCACAGATCAAACGATGATTCAAGTGGACCCTGATGACTTTGAACAAGCATTATATTATTTAACTGATCACTTTAAAGTCGTACAATCACAGAAAGAATCAGGAGAAATTATCTTAAATGTGCAAAGCGATTATCGCAATTTCCTTAAAGGATTAGCACAAAAAGGTATTTTTCCACAATATATTGAAACACGTAAAGTATCATTACGCGACACTTATTTCAATATTAATCAACGAGGTGGTCAATCATGAATATATTGCAATTGTTCAAGTTCGACATCGTGAGTATTTTAAAAAGTCCGCTGACTTATTTAGCGATTCTTCTCGGTATTGCGCCATTGCTCATTACAGTCATTATTTTAGTCACGAACGATAATCCGATAAATGCAAATACAATGTTTAGTGTTGGAAAATGGTTCTTTTCACTCATCGGTTTACTATTTGTTATCAAAACGATTACACGTGATACTGCTCAAGGAACGATTCAACTCTTTTTAAATCAAACACAGAGCCGTATCGGTTATTTCGTTGCGAAAACTTTATCTATCATTTTCATCAGCATTTTCACAACAGCTGTTGTCGTTGTAGTCACATATTTAATTCAATGGTCAACTGATGGTAAAGATTTAGATAATGATCAGTCATGGAAATTACTCGTATTTTATTTAATTTTATTCTTCGTGTATGGACTATTACTGTTTTTGATTAACCTGATTGTTCAAAAACCAGCATTAGTGTATACACTCGGTATTTTATTGTTACTTTTATTACCAGTCGTCAAACCTTTTATTCCGCTTATTCCTGAAATTGGCGATAATATTCAAGATTCATTAAAGTATATTCCGTTTAGTTACTTAAGCGATAAGACTTTAAGCGATGGTGTGACGTTTACAAATTGGCAATGGGTCATTAATGTTGGATCCATCGTCGTATTATGGTTGGCGAACTTAGGTTTAATTGCGAAAAAAGATATTTAAAAAACACGCCTATTTTTATATAGTAACTTAATGATTGCTACTGGGCTCTCGCGCTACAAGAGGCTGACTAGACTTCTCAAAAGCACAGGCGTTGGGAAGTCAGGTCGCTTCTGTGTTAAATCGTAGCCACACGCAAAAGGAAAAAATTTTAATCTATATTTCAATACCTCAAGCGACTCGCACCCTGGCTAGCAATCAAATGTATCACTCTACTTCAAAAGTGGGGTGATTTTTTATGCTTTTAAAATGTAACATCTTGTGTATTGACACGCCTTACTTTTGAGGTCGTGTCGTCCTTAATTTCTAAGGTTGGTACTGAAATCATTCGATGACTTCTAATCTTGTAAAATTAAAAAATGCTGCGTAAGCGTTTACATTTATGATTTTTTACTATAGAATACTTGTATACAAGTTAGGGGTGATGAGATGGAAATTCCTAAACAATGGTTGACGTATTTATCAAAAGGGGAGGCCATAGCTGCTGCTTTACGTTTAAGTATCATAAGTGGGGAACGCACAACGCAAAAATTACTGACTGAAAACCAAGTGGCAAATGAGTTTCAAGTGAGTCGTTCGCCTGTGCGAGATGCGTTTAAAATTTTAGCACAAGAGCGTTTAATTCGTTTGGAACGGATGGGGGCTGAAATTATTCCTTTTACAGATAAACAGCGGCAAGAATTAACTGATATTCGCCTGATGATTGAATCGTTTGCCTTTACGAAAGTCATTCAACGGTCTGATTGGATGGAAATTGTGCAATCAATGCAACAAGCGTTAGCGATGATGCAAGTGAACATCCAATATAAAGATGCTGCGAGTTTTGCGGAAAATGATTTGAAATTTCATGAGTTAATGGTTTTAGCGTGTGATCATCATTATTTAACGCATTTATGGCAACAAATTATGCCGACGATGTTATGTCTGAACTATATGAGTATGAAAAAGCGGATGGACGAGAATTTTGATGATTTTGAGCGCGTCATTCAAAACCATGAATTGTTTGTTACAGCGATTGCACAAAAAGATAGAAAGATGATGTATGAAGCGTTCGAAGCCAATTTTAATGATTTAAACAACGATATTGGCGCATTTTGGGCTCAGTAATATTAAAAGAAAGGTGTATCACTATGGAGAAATATATGATTGGTGTAGATATTGGAACGACCAGCACGAAAGCCGTGTTGTTTAATACTGATGGGGAAGTTCAACAAAAAGCACTGATAGAATACGCATTGCACACACCACGTGTCGATGTTTCAGAACAAGATCCAGATATTATCGTCAATGCAGTGACAGAAACCATTGCAGAAGTGGTGCGGAAAGGTGACGTGCCACATGAAGCGCTGCAATTTATTTCGCTCAGTGCGCAAATGCATAGTTTATTGCTTATAGATGAATTACAACGTCCAATGACCAAAAGCATGACATGGGCGGATAATCGTGCGCGTTTTGCTGCTGAAGATATACTGAATCATCACGACGGGTATGGCATTTATCAACGTACTGGAACACCGATACATGCGATGTCACCGTTAAGTAAATTATGGTGGTTAAAACAAGATGAAAATGAACTTTTTGAAGCGGCAACACGCTATGTCGATATTAAATCGTATGTTCTGTACCAATTGACTGGCGAATGGGTGATGGATGCTTCGATTGCGTCTGCTACAGGATTGTATCATTTACAAGATAAAACGTGGGATGAACAAGTGTTGGCGTTGCTTGATATTCCGGCTTCGAAATTACCAACACTCGTATCGACGACGCATCAACTGCACTTGAAAGATGACTATATCGCTGAAAAATTGGGCTTGCGTCGTGATTTGCCTATTATTGTCGGGGCGAGTGACGGTGTATTGTCGAATTTAGGCGTGAACAGTTTTGAGCCAGGAGATGTGGCCATTACGATTGGAACATCAGGTGCCATTCGTACAGTTGTCGACCATCCTGTCATTGATGAAAAAGGGCGTATCTTTTGTTATGTGCTCGATGATGAACATTATGTCATTGGTGGGCCGGTCAATAATGGTGGTGTCGTATTACGTTGGCTCCGTGATGAATTGTTAGCGAGCGAAATCGAGACGGCGAAACGATTAGGGATTGAAACGTATGATGTGATGTCTCGTATTGCACAAAATGTTCAACCAGGCGCGCAAGGTTTACTGTTCCATCCTTATTTAACAGGGGAACGTGCGCCATTATGGACATCTGATGCACGCGGTTCATTTATCGGATTGACTTTATCACATCAGAAAGAACATATGATTCGTGCAGTGATGGAAGGCGTATTATTCAATTTATATACTGTCTTTTTAGCATTAATTGAAGTCATTGGCACGTCACCGCAATCGATTAAAGCAACAGGTGGCTTCTCAAAAAGTCATTTATGGCGTCAAATGATGGCTGATATTTTTAATACTAATGTTGAAATACCAAAAAGTTATGAAAGTTCATGTCTCGGTGCCTGTGTTTTAGGATTAAAAGCACTCGGACAAATTGATAACTATGACATTGTGAAATCTTGGGTAGGTGCGACACATCAACATCAACCAGAGGCAGCGCATGTCGACGTCTATCAAAAATTGGCTTCTATCTTTATTCAAATTAGTAGAGATTTAAGTCCGTCATATCAAAAATTGGCACAATTTCAACGTGATTTAGAAAATAATAAAGAATAGAGGGGATCCGTATGTTTCAAGAAATTTGGCCATTGTTAAGTGTGGCTATTGCAATTATTGTGTTATTAATCTTAATTATGAAATTACAGTTAAATACATTTGTCGCACTGGTTATTACGGCAATGGTGACCGGCATTTTACTCGGGATGCCATTTGATAAAATTGTCGCAACGATCGAGACAGGTATGGGCGGTACATTAGGCCATATCGCATTGATTTTTGGGCTCGGTGCGATGCTAGGGAAGTTGCTCGCTGATGGTGGTGGCGCGACGCAAATTGCGGATACGTTAATTGCTAAACTCGGTAAAAAATATGTGCAGTGGGCGATGGTGATTGCTTCATTTATCATCGGGATTGCATTATTTTTCGAAGTCGGTCTTGTATTATTAATACCACTTGTCTTTACGATTGCGAAACGAATGAATGTATCTCAATTAAAAATCGGTATGCCTATGGTGACCGCGTTATCAGTCACACATGGATTCTTACCGCCACATCCAGGTCCAGTCGTTATCGCTAAAGAATTAGGCGCAAACATTGGAGAAGTTTTATTATACGGTTTTATTGTTGCAATACCTGTCACAATTATCGCGGGACCTGTATTTGCGAAAATGGCACCACGTTTAACACCAACAGCGTTTCAACGTGAAGGCGATATTTCATCATTAGGTGCAACGAAGTCCTTTAAAGATGAAGAATTGCCAAGTTTCGGATTAAGTACATTTACAGCATTATTACCTGTATTGCTTATGTTATTTGCGACACTTTGGCAACTGATTTCTGGGCATGAAGGCAAAGCGCACAATACACTTGAAAGTATCATTTACTTTATCGGTAGTGCAGGTACAGCTATGTTAATCGCAGTTGTCTTTGCGATTTTCAGCATGGGTATTCGTCGTGGTATCCCAACGAAACAGGTGATGAATACATTAACGCAAGCCATTTATCCGATTGGGATGATGCTGTTGATTATCGGAGCGGGTGGCGCATTCAAACAAGTGCTCATTGATGGAGGCGTTGGCGGTGCGATTGAAAAGATATTTACTGACGTGAATATTTCGCCAATTCTATTAGCATGGTTAGTCGCAGCCATTTTACGCCTTGCGCTCGGTTCAGCAACAGTAGCAGCGATTTCCACAACGGGCATCGTGTTACCGTTATTACAAACAGCAGATGTCAACTTAGCGCTCGTTGCATTAGCGATTGGAGCAGGGAGTATCTTCTGCTCTCATGTAAACGACGCAGGTTTCTGGATGTTCAAAGAGTATTTCGGATTAACAGTAAAAGAAACATTTTTAACATGGTCATTAATTGAAACGATTATTTCAGTGAGTGGACTCGTGTTCGTTCTGTTTATAAGTTTATTCGTATAAGCATTGTAAAAAGTAGAGGTTGGGACGTAGAAATTTTTTATGTCCCAACCCCATCTTTTTGATTAAACGAGTCGAGACATAATCGATTCATACACATCATGCCAAAATGATGCGTCTGTCAAATAACGCTCTCGAATCTTGAGATGTACTTCTTTTTGCTTCTCCTCAAAGCTCGGATCTGTTTTTTCCGGCAACGATGCTTTTCGTAAGTCCTCAACAAATTTTTGGACATTGCGTGCACGAGGCCCCCATACCGCTTTTTGTTCAAACTTCTCATTCATAAAAATATAAATAGGTATTGAACGGGACTTGCCATTTGTTAAATATTGATCAATTAAATCTGTGTTGTCATCACGATAAAATGCGCGAACCTCTAAATGGGCTTGTTCGGCAATATGTTTCAAAATAGGGTTATTCATCATTGCATCCCCACACCAATCCTCTGTAATGACGAGGACATATTTGTAGCCACTGTCTTTAATTTTTTTAATTCTCTCATCATCAGTCGGCATATCGAAATCTTTATAAATATTTAAGACTTCCGTTTGATTTTGTTCCATATCTTGAATGTACTGTTCGAAAGGTTTAGCTTCTGCGTAATAAGTTCTTAAATGTGCCATAAAATACCCCTCCTTTTTATTCATTATACCAGTGTATGATTTTGAAGAAAATTAAAAAGATTACGACAAATTAAGATTATGACATTTACAATACAAATATTCAAAAAGTGTTTAATTTTACAGCACAACTCCTTATAATTTGGGGTAATAATAGATTACTAAAAAAGGGGGGAGCTGCGGTGGATAAAATTACGTTTTTGAATGAATTAGAATATCAATTACATCGATTGCCGAATCATATCGTTGACGAAGTGATGAATGAGTATGAAAACCATTTTTATCGTGAAGGTTTAGATGGCAAATCAGATGAAGCCATCGTTAATGCTCTCGATACACCGAAACAAATCGCGAAGCAACGTTATGCGAAATATGCAGTCAAAAATGCTGAAAAGAAACCGGATGTGACGCATTTAGTCCGTGCGGTATTTGCAACGATTGGCATGAGCATGATTACATTGTTTTTTATTGTGATTCCGCTCTTTTTTGTAGGCTTACTTCTACTCATAGGGACATTTCTCGCTTTAGGCATGTTGTTATCGCCATTGTTACTGTTGATTACAGATATTTGGTCAGGGATGTTTTCTTTTTCCCTCAGCAATTACTTGTATAGTTTTGCTTATTTAGGACTTGGCATGATGTTTATCGTCATCATTGTTAAACTGATTGCTGCTATTAGAAAATTACTGATTAAATATTTAAAATGGAATGTCAATTTTATTAAAAAAGGAACATCACAGTCATGAGAAAGTTATTCATATTTGGACTCAGTTGCTTTTTAATTTGTTTTATTTTAGGAACAGCCGTGTGGTTTGGTTTTGAAAAGAAAAAACAATCTGTTGAGAAAATCGATAAAACCTTTGAAAAAAATGCAATCAATCAAATCGTGATAAACGTTGATTCGACTAATATAAAAATGGTGCCGAGTGATGACTTTCACATCTCCTATGAAGGAAAACAAGATATGAAAGTTTCGAAACAAAGTCGCGTGCTGACCATTACTGAGATGAATCGCTCAGGGTTTCGAACGCCGAATCTCAATCCATTTAATAATTTAGAAGGGCAGCTTGAAATCGGTATTCCTCAAAATCAACTTAAAGAAATCGATCTTACATCGAATTTAGGCGCGATAGATATAGCAGATGTCAATGTTGATCACGCAACGATTTGGAATGGTGACAGTGGAGAATTGAATATTCATAATAGTGAGTTGACCCATTCTAAATTTAACGCCAATGAAACGCTTGTTAATATTGAAAACAGTCGCATAGATAAAAGTGAATTTAATATTAAACAAGGAAAAATTAACGGTGAAAAGACGCTACTCAAGAACAGTATTTTTAAGTTGAATAAGGGTGATATTCACTTAAAAGATATGCAAACGGATTGTGATTTCAAAAGTTCAGTCAAGGATGGCAATATTTATTTAGGGTATCATCAACCGCCAACTGACGTGATGCTGTCACTTAATCCTGAAAAAGGTAAAGCTATCATCAATAACGACGAGATTAAAAAAGGTAAAAATGGGACAGGTGCGCATCAAATAGAACTTTATACGACACGTGGCGATATTACTGTTGAATAGTTAAAATACAGGGACTTGGATATGACATGATCCGAGCCCTGTATTTTTTATATCGTGATGGGGATGGGGCGTAGAAATTTTATATCCTAACCCCAATATTAATGTGTAGCAAAGTGAATGTCAGTATCGATGTGACCTGTTAACGGTGTCGTGTCAATTGGCTGACCTTTAAGCCAGGCGCCGAAATCAAATTTGATGGGGGGGTGATTTTCACCTAAAGTAATCCAGGCATAAAGTTGACGTGGTTCATACATCGTTGTGTGAATCGTGCCACTCCAACTTTTAAACAACTTACTATAAAGTTCATATTGTGGGTCGTTAAAACGTTTGAAAATTTCGAATCGTGATAGTTCAGATGACTGGACTTGGGCATCCAGCCGCGCCAAACGTTCTACTGACTCTTTGGTATAGTTACGGTTTTCATGTGTCAGTAATTTAAAGTGATTCGTACAAGTTGTATCGTAACGGACATCAATGCCTCTCGGTGTCACTTCAACAATGGCATGTGCACCTGTCTTATCTTGCACGATATAGCTGAATGAGCTTCGATGGGGCAATGCTTTTAAAAATTGGATTGCTTCTTCGACATTGCGACAATATTCTAATACTAAACGTCCAATCATATAACACACAAAGCCATTCGCAGGTTTTTTCCGATGCATAAAATTATAAGCCATCACTAACCCATGCTCGTTCATTCCATCCATACGCCCAGTTGTTCGTGACATCGGACCAATTTGCGCATAGCCACCATCAGTCGGTTGGTACAGTTGATAACGTGCATCGTATGTGGCCGGATGGTAATCGTAATTGCGTACTAAGTAATTCTCTCCAACAAAAACCGAGCAGCCACTATCAGGCAATGTTGTAAAACGATAATGTGCAAAGTTTAAAATCGCTTGTCTTGTCGGGATGTTCAACACATCTTGAATCCCTTGAATTTCATCCCATATTTTAGGAGCAAACTGTTGGAAAATTTGATAGGTTTCTTCTACATCGATGTCAAAACGAGGGACGCGCTTTTTCCATTCTTTTGCTCTATTTTTCAACATGGCAGTTTGTTGTAGCCATTGAGCAGTAGCAACACCATAATCATAATGTGTACAACGAAAAGTTAAAACGTCTGATGACACTTGTTGCATGGGTATCCATCCTTTCTGACATCTGTATAACATAATTTGTTAATAGGTTGTAATATTTCCTTAATGGTAATTCATACACCATTTTAATATACTTATTTTATCATTATAACAATTGGAAAAGTATATTAAATCAATAGGGGGGAAGTATATGTGGGAATACTATTTTAAAGCTAAACGCTGGTTCTATAAAAATTTCACAAAATAACTGCTGTTTTGAAGTTTTTACGAATAAGTTTAACATGCATAGAAGATAACATGAGACGTATATGGAAGCGTGTCATATAGATTTGAATATAAATAACACACATGCAAAAACGAGAACGAAATGAAATCTTTTCGATATGAGTGGGTTACAGTGAAAAGTCAATAAGAATATTTAATTGAGGGAACTGAGGTATGCTGCGTATCTCGGTTCTTTTTGATGAATGAACGCGTATGTCACAACAAAAGTGGGGCAGAAGTCTCTCTTCAAAAAGATTGGCCCGTCCCACTTTAATTTGTTGAACGATAACAGAAAATGCTGTGTCTCGTCGTGTTTTCAGTCCAATTTACTACAATGAAATAAAGTGGAGAAGGAGATGTGATGCATGTGTAAGATTCAATTGCTAAACTGCATCATGAATGAATGGAGGTTTGATGTATGAGTGGCGCACGAACCTTATTCAACGAAATGCAGTTTGAATTGATGGCGTTATACTTTCAATGATGGCATTATGTCGAGTGGATTTCAGTGACATTTGTTGTGATGTAAATCGTTTTAATACGATGGTTGAGTGATTGCGTGTCTCCAAATGTTAATGCGACAAGTGTCTTCGTTGTTTTTGGATAATCTGGATTTTCTATGGAGTATACATAAAATATAATCATTTGATCGTCATTGATTTGTGCACGATGAATCATCTCAAAATTCCATTGTTGATCTTTCATTTTGGAAATTTGATTCATACGTTTTCGCAACATATCGATAACATTTGATTTTGTGAGTGACTGTGGTTCTCCGAGTTCATTCACATAATATGCAGCGACACGATCATCTACCATATCCTCAATTTTATCAATATCATTGTTTTTCCATGAACTTACTAATGATATATATGGCATTTTAAGAGCCCTCTTTCATTATTCTTTATATTGATAATGTAACATATTGACTCTAAAAATTGAATGAATTTCTGATTAATAAAGTCGATATTAGGGTATAAGTTTATTGATGTGCTGTTTTTATGATATGATAGTTGTAACATCAATAATTTTAGAGGTGAAGCGTTATGTGTAATTTCATTAAGGGAATATTTAAATTTTTATTTGTTTCAACACTAGTGATTACTGGCGTTGTAGGTGTTGGTTTAGCTGTGTTGACATATGTATTTAAAAAAGACTTTGAAGAAATCGAAAGCAAAACGAAAGAAATTATTGCTGATATCGAAGCGAACCAAGGATAAAAGTAACATTCGCTTTTTAAACGTTAAAAGAGTCTTTTGAAGCGAAACCATTTTTATGATTTTGAGAACAGAGAGCGAGGATATGAAGTCTATGATAGGATTAGATTTCAAACTCGCTTTTTTTACTGTCAAGATGAATGGAAATATGAAACGTTTCTCGTGTGTCTCATCATCAAAATTTGGTAAAATAGACGTAAGAAAATGGAGGGATGCATGCCATGGTAAAAGGTTATATTGGTTCTTATACGAAAAAGGACGGTAAAGGAATTTATCGCTTTGAATTAGATGAACAAGCAGGACGTATTGAAACGGTTGAAACAGGATACGAGTTGAATGCGTCAACATATCTTGTTCAACATGAAGATACATTAATCGGAATTACGAAAAATGATAAAAATGCTGGTTTAGCCACATTTAAAATAAATCAAGATGGCAGCCTTGAAAAAACAGGGGAATCATTGGCGTCATTTAAAGGTTCGGGTTGTTATGTCTCAGTATCACCAGATGGAAAGTATGTATTTGAAGCGGTTTATGGTGATGGGGTGGCCCGCATTTATGAACTTGATGCTGCAAACAACCGTATTACACGTTTAATTGAAGAAGTGTTTCACGAATACCCACATGGTCCTAACGTAGACCGACAAGAGCAGTCACATGTCCATTATTTAGATGTCACACCTGAGCACAAATACGTTGTGGCTGTTGATTTAGGTGCTGACTTACTCGTGACATATCATTATGGCGACCAAGGCTTAGAGGTAGCACACAGAACAGCATTGGAACCAGGTGACGGCCCTAGACATATTGCTTATCATAAAACTGGACGTTATGCTTACGTCGTTAATGAGTTGTCAAATACGGTTGTTGTGATGGCATATGAAGATGGTCGTTTTACAGAATTAGAGCGTCACTTAACGATTCCAGAAGATTTTCTGTTACCTACAAAGTTAGCTGCGGTCCGTTTATCACATGATCAACGTTTCTTATATGTGAGCAACCGTGGACACGACAGTATTGCGATCTTTAAATTATTAGAAGACGGTGCCAAACTTGGATTCGTCGATATTGTTTCAAGTGGTGGCGCATTCCCAAGAGATTTTAATATTACAGAAGATGATGCTTACCTTGTAGCGGCGCATCAAGAAGAAAATTCAGAAGTGGTCGTATTTAAACGTGATCTTGATACAGGTCGATTAACCAAAACAGACGATCAACAAACAGCTCCAGAAGGCGTTTGTGTGAAGTTTTTGGACGAAACACAGTTATAATAATATAGAAAAATAACGAAAAGGCCTAGGCATTTTTAAATAATTGCCCAAGCCTTTTTCTTTTGAGTTAAAGTTTGACATAATTGAACATGAAAAAATTTGATATCTTTATTTCTTAAGCAGTTTTTTCACATAGCCAAGTTTTCCTTTATACGGCGGAAATAATAAGCCAGTTTCTAACTTTGTCGTTTTGAAAATGTATGGCTTTTGGTGTGAAAATGTTTCGAATGAATATTTGCCGTGGTAACGACCGATACCTGAAGCGCCAACCCCGCCAAAAGGAAGTTTCGGATTGGCTAATTGTAAAATCGTATCATTAATAGCGCCACTGCCGAATGACAGTTCATTTAAAACGCGTGTTGTGGCATTTTCATCT
Above is a genomic segment from Staphylococcus delphini containing:
- a CDS encoding thioredoxin family protein; its protein translation is MAHLRTYYAEAKPFEQYIQDMEQNQTEVLNIYKDFDMPTDDERIKKIKDSGYKYVLVITEDWCGDAMMNNPILKHIAEQAHLEVRAFYRDDNTDLIDQYLTNGKSRSIPIYIFMNEKFEQKAVWGPRARNVQKFVEDLRKASLPEKTDPSFEEKQKEVHLKIRERYLTDASFWHDVYESIMSRLV
- a CDS encoding HAAS signaling domain-containing protein, which encodes MDKITFLNELEYQLHRLPNHIVDEVMNEYENHFYREGLDGKSDEAIVNALDTPKQIAKQRYAKYAVKNAEKKPDVTHLVRAVFATIGMSMITLFFIVIPLFFVGLLLLIGTFLALGMLLSPLLLLITDIWSGMFSFSLSNYLYSFAYLGLGMMFIVIIVKLIAAIRKLLIKYLKWNVNFIKKGTSQS
- a CDS encoding DUF4097 family beta strand repeat-containing protein, which encodes MRKLFIFGLSCFLICFILGTAVWFGFEKKKQSVEKIDKTFEKNAINQIVINVDSTNIKMVPSDDFHISYEGKQDMKVSKQSRVLTITEMNRSGFRTPNLNPFNNLEGQLEIGIPQNQLKEIDLTSNLGAIDIADVNVDHATIWNGDSGELNIHNSELTHSKFNANETLVNIENSRIDKSEFNIKQGKINGEKTLLKNSIFKLNKGDIHLKDMQTDCDFKSSVKDGNIYLGYHQPPTDVMLSLNPEKGKAIINNDEIKKGKNGTGAHQIELYTTRGDITVE
- a CDS encoding C45 family autoproteolytic acyltransferase/hydolase; translation: MQQVSSDVLTFRCTHYDYGVATAQWLQQTAMLKNRAKEWKKRVPRFDIDVEETYQIFQQFAPKIWDEIQGIQDVLNIPTRQAILNFAHYRFTTLPDSGCSVFVGENYLVRNYDYHPATYDARYQLYQPTDGGYAQIGPMSRTTGRMDGMNEHGLVMAYNFMHRKKPANGFVCYMIGRLVLEYCRNVEEAIQFLKALPHRSSFSYIVQDKTGAHAIVEVTPRGIDVRYDTTCTNHFKLLTHENRNYTKESVERLARLDAQVQSSELSRFEIFKRFNDPQYELYSKLFKSWSGTIHTTMYEPRQLYAWITLGENHPPIKFDFGAWLKGQPIDTTPLTGHIDTDIHFATH
- a CDS encoding lactonase family protein, coding for MVKGYIGSYTKKDGKGIYRFELDEQAGRIETVETGYELNASTYLVQHEDTLIGITKNDKNAGLATFKINQDGSLEKTGESLASFKGSGCYVSVSPDGKYVFEAVYGDGVARIYELDAANNRITRLIEEVFHEYPHGPNVDRQEQSHVHYLDVTPEHKYVVAVDLGADLLVTYHYGDQGLEVAHRTALEPGDGPRHIAYHKTGRYAYVVNELSNTVVVMAYEDGRFTELERHLTIPEDFLLPTKLAAVRLSHDQRFLYVSNRGHDSIAIFKLLEDGAKLGFVDIVSSGGAFPRDFNITEDDAYLVAAHQEENSEVVVFKRDLDTGRLTKTDDQQTAPEGVCVKFLDETQL